One Aegilops tauschii subsp. strangulata cultivar AL8/78 chromosome 7, Aet v6.0, whole genome shotgun sequence genomic window carries:
- the LOC109736523 gene encoding agamous-like MADS-box protein AGL80 codes for MAPKKVNMEYIANGSARKATFKKRGIGMKKKARELSTLCGVDVCYVMYYPEGESSQVPEVYPSVPEAMRVIDRFRSTPELDRCKKKIGGEDYIRERISKLQEQLSKARRDTHLLETKVLLHDVLAGHRQSLAGLNIEQLASLGWMADNYIKKVGDCIASNKSRKHAGPLPCDATAANVNAEGPPLQGWATEVVKAGPDVDGAAYGGNADGDVTQISNLAVGFAWADPGHFLDIEANGRYSFDHYPEQQAYPAAASREP; via the exons ATGGCTCCCAAGAAGGTGAACATGGAGTACATCGCCAACGGCTCAGCCCGGAAGGCGACGTTCAAGAAACGCGGCATCGGGATGAAGAAGAAGGCCCGCGAGTTGTCCACCCTGTGTGGCGTCGACGTGTGCTACGTAATGTACTACCCCGAGGGCGAGTCCTCGCAGGTGCCGGAGGTGTATCCGTCTGTCCCGGAGGCGATGCGCGTTATCGACCGTTTCAGGTCCACGCCGGAGCTTGACCGGTGCAAGAAGAAGATTGGCGGAGAGGACTACATCCGGGAGCGCATTAGCAAGCTCCAGGAGCAGCTTTCCAAGGCGCGACGGGACACCCACCTGCTCGAGACAAAGGTGCTGCTGCACGACGTCCTGGCCGGTCACCGCCAGAGCCTCGCCGGCCTCAACATCGAGCAGCTCGCCAGCTTGGGCTGGATGGCGGATAACTATATCAAAAAGGTCGGTGACTGCATCGCCTCAAACAAGAGTAGGAAGCATGCTGGTCCCCTGCCTTGCGATGCCACAGCTGCCAACGTCAATGCCGAGGGCCCACCGCTGCAAGGTTGGGCTACGGAGGTTGTCAAGGCCGGACCTGACGTCGACGGCGCAGCATACGGTGGCAACGCCGATGGTGATGTGACGCAGATCAGCAACTTGGCCGTGGGATTTGCATGGGCTGATCCAG GCCACTTCTTGGACATAGAAGCTAATGGAAGGTATAGCTTTGATCACTACCCAGAGCAACAGGCATATCCTGCTGCGGCTTCTCGCGAGCCTTAA